A DNA window from Carassius auratus strain Wakin unplaced genomic scaffold, ASM336829v1 scaf_tig00215316, whole genome shotgun sequence contains the following coding sequences:
- the LOC113094299 gene encoding uncharacterized protein LOC113094299, whose product MWTTNYLSSQTETDDFDLFPPFAKRSKEVTRSNEESVLPVQPQYDETSWKTAVPISCEDLFTYEPFLASALYSSSPFGMVNRHKRVSTSLTHENLPHPSQLMCRMRRYHRRQKHTPSVLQHIGELRMKQRHINELKGEKWWGATAVPRPEDSSGSLPEGGDEQLIGPAAGVSFSAMLMDNPDVTMTMPYEAVPSPTLLFSEYEQFHDLAPGGNPMMSFVSGTAHRSLLMADNVCATVNSGTSDRILGSNDDMMSLFY is encoded by the exons ATGTGGACCACAAACTATCTGTCATCACAAACTGAAACGGATGATTTTGACCTGTTTCCGCCTTTCGCAAA GCGATCAAAGGAAGTGACTCGTTCCAATGAGGAGAGCGTGTTACCTGTGCAGCCTCAATATGACGAGACTTCCTGGAAGACAGCTGTGCCAATATCAtg tgaGGACTTGTTCACATATGAACCCTTTCTTGCTTCAGCCCTGTACTCCAGTTCACCTTTTGGGATG GTGAACAGACATAAAAGAGTGAGCACGAGCCTGACTCATGAGAATCTGCCGCATCCTTCACAGCTGATGTGCAGAATGAGAAGATACCACAGACGACAGAAACACACTCCAAGTGTTCTGCAACATATAGGAGAACTCAGGATGAAACAGCGACATAtaaatga GCTGAAGGGGGAAAAATGGTGGGGTGCCACAGCTGTGCCCAGGCCAGAGGACAGCAGCGGCTCACTACCTGAGGGTGGAGACGAGCAGCTTATCGGACCTGCAGCTGGTGTTAGCTTCAGTGCTATGCTAATGGACAATCCTGATGTGACCATGACAATGCCTTATGAAGCTGTTCCCTCACCGACTCTTCTG ttctCAGAATATGAGCAGTTTCATGACCTTGCTCCAGGAGGGAACCCCATGATGTCGTTTGTTTCGGGAACAGCCCATAGATCGCTTTTGATGGCTGATAATGTGTGTGCCACAGTCAATTCTGGGACATCTGATAGGATCCTTGGGAGCAATGATGATATGATGTCACTTTTTTACTAG